In one window of Temnothorax longispinosus isolate EJ_2023e chromosome 11, Tlon_JGU_v1, whole genome shotgun sequence DNA:
- the Wrnexo gene encoding Werner Syndrome-like exonuclease isoform X1 has product MTTRAGRLGKEEVPEGPEGSVGLRRSPRNLPQHLKEKLEQRKPEREPDIKTLPPIVFEGRIRFADDFFDCAQICDDLLQEVRRSEKEIIPIGFDLEWPFNFQTGSGKTALVQICLENSACYLLYVYSLKKLPAAFVELLHHPKVKLVGVNVKNDVWKLGRDFKEFPAQKVVENNCLDCGTYANQVLKRSCRWSLEKLTAYLLKKKINKDPEVRMSRWHIQPLSDVQKSYAATDAYVSLLLYTTIQEKAVAIEKENQNDENSLNPSI; this is encoded by the exons ATGACGACACGTGCCGGCCGCCTCGGCAAGGAGGAG GTGCCCGAGGGACCTGAGGGATCCGTGGGATTGCGTCGCTCGCCGCGGAACCTGCCGCAGCATTTGAAG GAGAAGTTGGAGCAACGAAAACCTGAAAGGGAGCCCGACATAAAAACTTTGCCTCCGATTGTCTTCGAGGGACGCATTCGGTTCGCCGATGACTTCTTCGACTGTGCCCAGATCTGCGACGATCTCCT ACAAGAAGTGAGGCGCAGCGAGAAGGAGATCATACCGATAGGTTTCGATCTGGAGTGGCCGTTCAACTTCCAAACTGGGAGCGGGAAGACGGCGCTGGTGCAAATTTGCTTGGAGAACAGCGCGTGTTATCTCCTGTACGTCTATTCGCTCAAGAAGCTCCCGGCAGCATTCGTCGAACTCTTGCATCATCCGAAAGTCAAGCTCGTCGGTGTCAATGTTAAAAA cgACGTGTGGAAGCTCGGGAGAGATTTTAAGGAGTTTCCTGCTCAGAAAGTGGTAGAGAATAATTGTTTGGACTGTGGGACTTACGCTAATCAAGTCTTGAAGCGATCCTGCCGTTGGAGTTTGGAAAAATTGACCGCTTATTTG TTGAAGAAGAAAATCAACAAAGATCCCGAGGTGCGAATGAGCAGGTGGCATATACAACCTCTTAGTGACGTCCAGAAAAGTTACGCAGCCACGGATGCTTAT GTATCTCTTCTGCTTTACACGACAATTCAGGAGAAGGCTGTCGCCATAGAGAAGGAGAACCAGAACGATGAGAACTCGTTGAATCCTTCGATCTAA
- the Wrnexo gene encoding Werner Syndrome-like exonuclease isoform X2, giving the protein MTTRAGRLGKEEVPEGPEGSVGLRRSPRNLPQHLKEKLEQRKPEREPDIKTLPPIVFEGRIRFADDFFDCAQICDDLLQEVRRSEKEIIPIGFDLEWPFNFQTGSGKTALVQICLENSACYLLYVYSLKKLPAAFVELLHHPKVKLVGVNVKNDVWKLGRDFKEFPAQKVVENNCLDCGTYANQVLKRSCRWSLEKLTAYLLKKKINKDPEVRMSRWHIQPLSDVQKSYAATDAYVRSVKDTLILIK; this is encoded by the exons ATGACGACACGTGCCGGCCGCCTCGGCAAGGAGGAG GTGCCCGAGGGACCTGAGGGATCCGTGGGATTGCGTCGCTCGCCGCGGAACCTGCCGCAGCATTTGAAG GAGAAGTTGGAGCAACGAAAACCTGAAAGGGAGCCCGACATAAAAACTTTGCCTCCGATTGTCTTCGAGGGACGCATTCGGTTCGCCGATGACTTCTTCGACTGTGCCCAGATCTGCGACGATCTCCT ACAAGAAGTGAGGCGCAGCGAGAAGGAGATCATACCGATAGGTTTCGATCTGGAGTGGCCGTTCAACTTCCAAACTGGGAGCGGGAAGACGGCGCTGGTGCAAATTTGCTTGGAGAACAGCGCGTGTTATCTCCTGTACGTCTATTCGCTCAAGAAGCTCCCGGCAGCATTCGTCGAACTCTTGCATCATCCGAAAGTCAAGCTCGTCGGTGTCAATGTTAAAAA cgACGTGTGGAAGCTCGGGAGAGATTTTAAGGAGTTTCCTGCTCAGAAAGTGGTAGAGAATAATTGTTTGGACTGTGGGACTTACGCTAATCAAGTCTTGAAGCGATCCTGCCGTTGGAGTTTGGAAAAATTGACCGCTTATTTG TTGAAGAAGAAAATCAACAAAGATCCCGAGGTGCGAATGAGCAGGTGGCATATACAACCTCTTAGTGACGTCCAGAAAAGTTACGCAGCCACGGATGCTTATGTACGTTCAGTTAAAGACACcctgatattaataaaata G
- the Lipt2 gene encoding putative lipoyltransferase 2, mitochondrial, whose translation MRSRVVKVLLGGRLPYGVGLQLQKALSEHHHKRLSETANTLVLLEHEPVYTVGIRNKGYTEEDERKLRNLGAEFWKTNRGGLITFHGPGQLVAYPVLDLKQFHTSVRWYVHEVERMVIRVCAELGIKAKTSPDTGVWVGDRKICAIGVHGSRYVTTHGLALNCNTDLKWFDHIVPCGIEGKGVTSISKELDMDVTVADVLPIFRNAFSDQFECELIDYPLGEASQLLRNARRSMLQV comes from the coding sequence ATGCGTTCACGAGTGGTAAAAGTCTTGTTGGGTGGCCGCTTGCCGTACGGGGTCGGTCTACAATTGCAGAAGGCTTTGTCAGAACACCATCATAAACGTTTGAGCGAAACGGCAAACACGCTGGTACTTTTGGAGCATGAGCCAGTGTACACGGTAGGGATACGGAACAAGGGATACACCGAGGAAGATGAGAGAAAGCTGAGGAACCTCGGTGCAGAATTCTGGAAGACAAATCGCGGCGGGCTGATCACTTTTCACGGACCCGGTCAGCTGGTGGCATATCCGGTGCTCGACCTGAAGCAGTTCCACACCAGCGTCAGGTGGTACGTGCACGAGGTGGAACGTATGGTGATCCGCGTGTGCGCCGAGCTCGGCATCAAGGCCAAGACCTCGCCGGACACCGGGGTCTGGGTCGGCGATCGCAAGATCTGTGCCATAGGCGTCCACGGCAGCCGCTACGTCACCACCCATGGCCTCGCGCTTAATTGCAATACCGATCTCAAGTGGTTCGATCATATTGTGCCGTGCGGGATCGAGGGTAAAGGAGTGACCAGCATTTCGAAGGAGCTAGACATGGACGTTACAGTCGCCGACGTGCTGCCAATCTTCAGGAATGCTTTCAGCGATCAGTTTGAGTGCGAGCTGATCGACTACCCGCTCGGCGAGGCCTCACAATTGCTACGGAATGCACGTCGTAGTATGTTACAAGTATGA